From the Myxococcales bacterium genome, one window contains:
- a CDS encoding NAD-dependent epimerase/dehydratase family protein: MSTATPAPVDPTTPPAPVDPAATTVLVTGASGFIAQHTIMAVLAAGFRVRGTVRSLERADEVRRILGAHAELGDRFELVRAELTSDAGWRDACRGCRYVLHVASPLPSKPPKHADELIVPARDGALRVLRAAVAERVERVVMTSSVAAVLYGHDRDGSRTYDETDWSKLSAEVGAYEQSKTIAERAAWDLVEALPADQRIELVTVNPGLVLGPVLSADFSTSGEVVRKLLKRELPGCPDIGWAVVDVRDVAAAEVAAMTTAAAAGQRFIVAIEHASMSDIAAILARTFGGRGFKIPTRKVPGWLLKLVSTWDRTAKLAVQELGKRQDLSNQRARTVLGWRPRTLEAMVVDMGESMIAHGVV, translated from the coding sequence ATGTCCACCGCGACTCCTGCCCCTGTCGATCCCACCACGCCCCCTGCCCCTGTCGATCCCGCCGCGACCACGGTCCTGGTGACCGGCGCGTCTGGCTTCATCGCCCAGCACACCATCATGGCGGTGCTCGCCGCCGGCTTTCGCGTGCGCGGCACCGTGCGCTCGCTCGAACGCGCCGACGAGGTCCGTCGGATCCTCGGCGCCCACGCCGAGCTCGGCGATCGCTTCGAGCTGGTCCGTGCCGAGCTGACCAGCGACGCCGGCTGGCGCGACGCCTGTCGCGGCTGCCGGTACGTGCTGCACGTGGCGTCGCCGCTGCCGAGCAAGCCGCCCAAGCACGCCGACGAGCTGATCGTCCCGGCCCGCGACGGCGCGCTGCGGGTGCTGCGCGCGGCCGTGGCCGAGCGGGTCGAGCGCGTGGTCATGACCTCGTCGGTCGCCGCGGTGCTGTACGGGCACGACCGCGACGGCAGCCGCACCTACGACGAGACCGACTGGTCCAAGCTCAGCGCCGAGGTCGGCGCCTACGAGCAGAGCAAGACCATCGCCGAGCGCGCCGCCTGGGACCTCGTCGAGGCGCTGCCGGCCGACCAGCGGATCGAGCTGGTGACGGTCAACCCCGGCCTCGTCCTCGGGCCGGTGCTGTCCGCGGACTTCAGCACGTCGGGCGAGGTGGTGCGGAAGCTCCTCAAGCGCGAGCTGCCGGGCTGCCCCGACATCGGCTGGGCCGTGGTCGATGTCCGCGACGTGGCCGCCGCCGAGGTGGCGGCGATGACCACCGCCGCCGCCGCCGGGCAGCGGTTCATCGTCGCGATCGAGCACGCGTCGATGAGCGACATCGCCGCGATCCTCGCCCGGACATTCGGCGGGCGCGGCTTCAAGATCCCGACCCGCAAGGTGCCCGGCTGGCTCCTCAAGCTGGTCAGCACCTGGGACCGGACCGCGAAGCTGGCGGTCCAGGAGCTGGGGAAGCGCCAGGACCTGTCGAACCAGCGCGCGCGCACGGTGCTGGGCTGGCGGCCGCGGACCCTCGAGGCGATGGTCGTCGACATGGGCGAGAGCATGATCGCCCACGGCGTGGTGTGA
- a CDS encoding methyltransferase domain-containing protein: MQAARADLFRLLGDEDRLRLLALCAEEELTVGELAALLGESQPQVTKKSQALRDAGLIVARRDGTRTLLRAHATTDVVVDAALTEGKSICARDGSLARVAHVVAQREEHSRRFFDAGTLAEPPPAPGAELLGLLPIFAPLLPGSALAVDLGTGDGPLLPLLSPLYDRVIAVDRSPARLARCAARIAALRLPNVALREGDGDDADLAVEVSQRGGADLVLMARVLHHAARPDDAIAAAARLVRRGGHLIIVDYLPHADEAMREQGDVWLGFEPARLRACLVGADLELVALAPLYTSDRPALQVAIGRNPAVPRDARD, translated from the coding sequence GTGCAAGCGGCTCGCGCAGACCTGTTCCGGCTCCTCGGCGACGAGGATCGGCTGCGGCTGCTGGCGCTGTGCGCGGAGGAAGAGCTGACCGTGGGCGAGCTGGCGGCCCTGCTCGGCGAGAGCCAGCCCCAGGTGACCAAGAAGTCCCAGGCGCTGCGCGACGCCGGGCTGATCGTGGCGCGCCGCGACGGCACGCGGACGCTGCTACGCGCCCACGCCACCACCGACGTGGTCGTCGACGCGGCGCTGACCGAGGGCAAGTCGATCTGCGCCCGCGACGGGAGCCTGGCGCGGGTGGCCCACGTGGTCGCGCAGCGCGAGGAGCACTCGCGCCGGTTCTTCGACGCCGGCACCCTCGCCGAGCCGCCGCCGGCGCCCGGCGCCGAGCTGCTCGGGCTCCTGCCGATCTTCGCGCCGCTGCTGCCGGGCTCGGCCCTCGCGGTCGACCTCGGCACCGGCGACGGCCCGCTCTTGCCGCTCCTGTCCCCGCTCTACGATCGCGTGATCGCCGTCGACCGCAGCCCGGCGCGCCTGGCCCGCTGCGCCGCGCGCATCGCCGCGCTGCGGTTGCCGAACGTCGCGCTGCGCGAGGGCGACGGCGACGACGCCGACCTCGCGGTCGAGGTGTCGCAGCGCGGCGGCGCCGACCTGGTGTTGATGGCGCGCGTGCTCCACCACGCGGCCCGGCCCGACGACGCGATCGCCGCCGCCGCGCGGCTGGTCCGCCGCGGCGGCCACCTGATCATCGTCGACTACCTGCCCCACGCCGACGAGGCCATGCGCGAGCAGGGCGACGTCTGGCTCGGCTTCGAGCCGGCCCGCCTGCGCGCGTGCCTGGTCGGCGCCGACCTCGAGCTGGTGGCGCTGGCGCCGCTCTACACCTCCGACCGACCGGCCCTGCAGGTCGCGATCGGTCGCAACCCCGCTGTGCCGCGCGACGCGCGCGACTGA
- a CDS encoding PilZ domain-containing protein, with product MIAPWLRPMLWGERDWGQALGRVAQALGRGGDQAARAAELGRALEHVVPDRRRAIAVYAGGGPAELARARTLAVELAWWPAVARLALAERLAGGAASLAVDELVAWLDAGEPMLAAIVAVEARAAAPGDPYLAAIDGVLRGGDDPGATAARLEAQAPHDPRALATAARLARLGGDRPGAQALLARAVALAPSEPGLAALALASIDDEAAVQALVRTRLRDREPAAWVETARGLGLALVDRPGLRGLGLRLVRAALTLAYEHGLGAPPGHLAMWTLLAEHAAASATRPTLLALAAIGLERELPIDDRVWLAALGADIAWDDAGDLEVAQAWAAVVREHAPEHPSVRAIDAASVAEVFDDGLVYLDRAYEPEATRSRSRSIDATLSALRTAVARADDPVVSIDVALDDLHESAPAPAEAVAVLTAAVDATARALTIAHAAAVPPVAPAASPTSTGPSATAAAAAAAATAASPSSTKTAPAPAAAATASAPAVKAATAPAPPTSATASAPAVKAATAPAPPTSATASAPAPARSLIPSSARSALGKMPSRLPALPPLPPRPGARPRAHRVAVPLDAVLERPGQPPLPVVCRDISVSGVFVLTDAALTIGDALVLVVHTPTDEAWTEHRHQTDARVVRREPHGYGLELVSPPAELLAELARLDA from the coding sequence ATGATCGCCCCGTGGCTCCGGCCGATGCTGTGGGGTGAACGCGACTGGGGGCAGGCGCTCGGGCGCGTCGCGCAGGCGCTCGGGCGCGGCGGCGATCAGGCGGCCCGCGCGGCCGAGCTGGGGCGGGCGCTCGAGCACGTCGTGCCCGATCGGCGACGGGCGATCGCCGTCTACGCCGGCGGGGGACCGGCCGAGCTGGCCCGGGCCCGGACGCTCGCCGTCGAGCTGGCGTGGTGGCCGGCGGTGGCGCGGCTGGCGCTGGCCGAGCGGCTCGCGGGCGGCGCCGCCAGCCTCGCGGTCGACGAGCTCGTGGCCTGGCTCGACGCCGGTGAGCCGATGCTCGCGGCGATCGTGGCGGTCGAGGCCCGGGCCGCCGCGCCGGGGGATCCGTACCTGGCCGCGATCGACGGCGTGCTCCGCGGCGGCGACGATCCGGGCGCGACGGCGGCGCGGCTCGAGGCCCAGGCTCCGCACGATCCGCGGGCGCTGGCCACCGCCGCGCGGCTGGCGCGGCTCGGTGGTGATCGGCCGGGCGCGCAGGCACTGCTGGCGCGCGCGGTCGCGCTGGCGCCGTCGGAGCCCGGCCTCGCGGCGCTGGCGCTGGCGTCGATCGACGACGAGGCGGCGGTCCAGGCGCTGGTGCGGACGCGCCTGCGCGATCGCGAGCCCGCGGCCTGGGTCGAGACCGCCCGCGGGCTCGGCCTGGCGCTGGTCGATCGCCCGGGGCTGCGCGGGCTCGGCCTGCGCCTGGTGCGCGCGGCGCTGACGCTCGCGTACGAGCACGGCCTCGGCGCGCCGCCGGGTCACCTGGCGATGTGGACGCTGCTGGCCGAGCACGCCGCCGCCAGCGCGACCCGACCGACGCTGCTGGCGCTGGCCGCGATCGGGCTCGAGCGCGAGCTGCCCATCGACGATCGGGTGTGGCTGGCCGCGCTCGGCGCCGACATCGCCTGGGACGACGCCGGCGATCTCGAGGTCGCCCAGGCCTGGGCCGCGGTGGTCCGCGAGCACGCGCCCGAGCACCCGAGCGTGCGGGCGATCGACGCCGCCTCGGTGGCCGAGGTCTTCGACGACGGGCTGGTCTACCTCGACCGCGCGTACGAGCCCGAGGCGACGCGGTCGCGCTCGCGCTCGATCGACGCGACGCTGTCGGCGCTGCGCACCGCGGTCGCGCGGGCCGACGACCCCGTGGTCTCGATCGACGTCGCGCTCGACGATCTGCACGAGTCGGCGCCGGCGCCGGCCGAGGCGGTCGCGGTCCTCACCGCCGCGGTCGACGCCACCGCGCGGGCCCTCACCATCGCGCACGCGGCCGCCGTCCCGCCGGTCGCGCCCGCCGCGTCCCCGACGTCGACGGGGCCGTCCGCGACGGCCGCTGCGGCCGCTGCGGCCGCGACGGCGGCGTCCCCGAGTTCGACGAAGACGGCGCCCGCGCCCGCCGCGGCCGCGACGGCGTCTGCGCCCGCGGTGAAGGCCGCGACGGCGCCCGCGCCGCCAACGTCCGCGACGGCGTCTGCGCCCGCGGTGAAGGCCGCGACGGCGCCCGCGCCGCCAACGTCCGCGACGGCGTCTGCGCCCGCGCCCGCCCGCAGCCTGATCCCGAGCTCGGCCCGCTCGGCGCTGGGCAAGATGCCGAGCCGGCTGCCGGCGCTGCCCCCGTTGCCGCCGCGCCCAGGGGCCCGTCCGCGCGCGCATCGCGTGGCCGTCCCGCTCGACGCCGTCCTCGAGCGCCCCGGCCAGCCGCCGCTGCCGGTGGTGTGTCGCGACATCTCGGTCAGCGGCGTGTTCGTGCTCACCGACGCCGCGCTCACGATCGGCGACGCGCTGGTGCTGGTCGTGCACACGCCCACCGACGAGGCCTGGACCGAGCACCGCCACCAGACCGACGCGCGCGTGGTCCGCCGCGAGCCGCACGGCTACGGGCTCGAGCTGGTGAGCCCGCCGGCGGAGCTCCTCGCCGAGCTCGCGCGCCTCGACGCCTGA
- a CDS encoding ferritin-like domain-containing protein, giving the protein MDSTAFVDSLVAFQAERLAPILAAGQTSLDGGAAGDPRALLEIALANELNVSELAATWMPTTPELAVKLAFARQAGDEANHFHLVADRLAALGGDATAFAPPAGNPMFAYLRGLATTVERVAAGLFTLEAIAFGVNVNFMAACAARGDDETVRIYRAYIQPDELAHQQLGQRLLATLAITPAQQALARATVGQLLDLATATRASAAARLGTACLPGC; this is encoded by the coding sequence ATGGACTCGACCGCGTTCGTGGACTCGCTGGTGGCGTTCCAGGCCGAGCGGCTGGCGCCGATCCTCGCCGCCGGGCAGACCTCGCTCGACGGCGGCGCCGCCGGTGATCCGCGCGCGCTCCTCGAGATCGCCCTGGCCAACGAGCTCAACGTCAGCGAGCTGGCCGCGACCTGGATGCCGACGACGCCCGAGCTCGCGGTCAAGCTGGCGTTCGCGCGCCAGGCCGGCGACGAGGCCAACCACTTTCACCTCGTCGCCGATCGCCTCGCGGCGCTGGGTGGCGACGCGACCGCGTTCGCGCCGCCAGCGGGCAACCCGATGTTCGCGTACCTGCGCGGCCTGGCGACCACCGTCGAGCGGGTCGCGGCCGGGCTGTTCACGCTCGAGGCGATCGCGTTCGGCGTCAACGTCAACTTCATGGCGGCGTGCGCGGCCCGCGGCGACGACGAGACCGTGCGGATCTACCGCGCGTACATCCAGCCCGACGAGCTCGCCCACCAGCAGCTCGGGCAGCGCCTGCTCGCGACGCTCGCGATCACGCCGGCGCAGCAGGCGCTCGCCCGCGCCACCGTCGGCCAGCTCCTCGACCTCGCCACCGCCACCCGCGCCAGCGCCGCGGCCCGGCTCGGCACCGCGTGCCTGCCGGGCTGCTGA
- a CDS encoding TetR family transcriptional regulator, which translates to MSSGQPFLRARDPEQKEQRRQDLLGAARRLLVSDGVSGVGLSAIARAAGLAKSNVYRYFASREEILLELLGEDALAWLAEFERAAAPLAGTNDAYTVAAVLARTIAERPVTCELIAIVAGVLEHNTSLAAAELFKARMLELSIRVRNALHAALPAIPYDRATAFTRYLHALIAGLWPMAHPSELMRGVLARPEHATMRCDFETDLRGSLRPMLLGLCRAGPLTQPVVE; encoded by the coding sequence ATGTCCTCCGGCCAGCCGTTCCTCCGCGCCCGCGATCCCGAGCAGAAAGAGCAACGCCGCCAGGACCTGCTGGGCGCGGCCCGGCGGCTGCTGGTCAGCGATGGCGTCAGCGGCGTCGGGCTCTCGGCGATCGCCCGCGCGGCCGGGCTGGCCAAGTCGAACGTGTACCGCTACTTCGCGAGCCGCGAGGAGATCCTGCTCGAGCTCCTGGGCGAGGACGCGCTGGCCTGGCTGGCCGAGTTCGAGCGCGCGGCCGCGCCGCTGGCCGGCACCAACGACGCGTACACGGTCGCGGCGGTGCTGGCCCGGACCATCGCCGAGCGGCCGGTCACCTGCGAGCTGATCGCGATCGTCGCCGGCGTGCTCGAGCACAACACCTCGCTGGCCGCGGCCGAGCTGTTCAAGGCGCGCATGCTCGAGCTGTCGATCCGGGTCCGCAACGCGCTGCACGCCGCGCTGCCGGCGATCCCGTACGATCGCGCGACCGCGTTCACGCGCTACCTGCACGCGCTGATCGCGGGCCTGTGGCCGATGGCCCACCCGAGCGAGCTCATGCGCGGCGTGCTGGCCCGGCCCGAGCACGCGACGATGCGCTGCGACTTCGAGACCGACCTGCGCGGCAGCCTGCGGCCGATGCTGCTGGGTCTGTGCCGCGCCGGCCCCCTCACGCAGCCGGTGGTTGAGTAG
- a CDS encoding outer membrane lipoprotein carrier protein LolA: MHKTLAALLLSSSLLLPSVALAQSQPSKSLFSWFLPAAAKPTRVAAAPTAAEVMAGVQKFYGGIGQVKAKFRQEVTNTTFGRTDISDGSLLIKKPGNMRWQYFSKKRKGKVTIAKDFISNGNYLYVVDYENKQVIKKDLQKNLLPTAITFLYGKGDLAADFTPALEAGSKYGGKSDLVLRLVPKSPSAQYKTLHLVVDPSNYRVKESIIIDAAGNKNHFRFYEPNFDAPIPDSSFQFSEKSPAVKAFRVIDGDKDEDKPSPPPTTVAPLPAPVPGK, translated from the coding sequence ATGCACAAGACCCTCGCTGCCCTCCTCCTCTCCTCCTCGCTCCTCCTCCCCTCGGTCGCGCTGGCCCAGAGCCAGCCGTCGAAGAGCCTGTTCAGCTGGTTCCTGCCGGCCGCGGCCAAGCCGACCCGCGTCGCCGCCGCGCCCACCGCCGCCGAGGTCATGGCCGGCGTCCAGAAGTTCTACGGCGGCATCGGCCAGGTGAAGGCCAAGTTCCGGCAAGAGGTCACCAACACCACGTTCGGCCGCACCGACATCTCGGACGGCTCGCTGCTCATCAAGAAGCCCGGCAACATGCGCTGGCAGTACTTCTCGAAGAAGCGCAAGGGCAAGGTGACGATCGCCAAGGACTTCATCTCGAACGGCAACTACCTGTACGTCGTCGACTACGAGAACAAGCAGGTCATCAAGAAGGACCTGCAGAAGAACCTGCTGCCGACCGCGATCACGTTCCTCTACGGCAAGGGCGATCTGGCCGCCGACTTCACGCCCGCGCTCGAGGCCGGAAGCAAGTACGGCGGCAAGTCCGACCTGGTGCTGCGCCTCGTGCCCAAGTCGCCGAGCGCGCAGTACAAGACCCTCCACCTCGTCGTCGACCCGTCGAACTACCGCGTCAAGGAGTCGATCATCATCGACGCCGCGGGCAACAAGAACCACTTCCGGTTCTACGAGCCCAACTTCGACGCGCCGATCCCGGACTCGAGCTTCCAGTTCAGCGAGAAGAGCCCGGCCGTGAAGGCGTTCCGCGTCATCGACGGCGACAAGGACGAGGACAAGCCGTCGCCGCCGCCGACCACGGTGGCACCGCTGCCGGCCCCGGTCCCCGGGAAGTAA
- a CDS encoding aminotransferase, translated as MKPANSLLAASGTTIFEAMSALARAHQAVNLGQGFPDDRGPEALREAAAAYVVDGHNQYPPMMGLPALRQAVAAHARRHYDLDLDPDSEVLITSGATEALLDCFLGLLEVGDEVILLEPAYDTYAPVVRRLGAVPRAVRLTPPRWDLPRAALAAALSPRTKLLVFNSPMNPTGKVFGDDDLAWLATQLVAHDVYAVCDEVYEHVVFDGARHVPLMTLPGMRDRTVRIGSAGKTFSLTGWKVGYVSGPAAMIRPIAKAHQLVTFTTPPNLQHAVALGLGADATHYAGLAAAMAPVRARLAAALAELGAEIMAGDGTYFLVADVAGWMHAEEDDVAFARRLVTEAGVVVIPMSAFYASDPPRSLVRFCFCKELATIDAALTRLAAWRRR; from the coding sequence GTGAAGCCCGCCAACTCGCTCCTGGCCGCGTCCGGCACCACGATCTTCGAGGCGATGTCGGCGCTGGCCCGCGCCCACCAGGCGGTCAACCTCGGCCAGGGCTTCCCCGACGATCGCGGGCCCGAGGCGCTGCGCGAGGCCGCCGCCGCCTACGTCGTCGACGGCCACAACCAGTACCCGCCGATGATGGGCCTGCCGGCGCTGCGGCAGGCGGTCGCCGCCCACGCCCGCCGCCACTACGACCTCGACCTCGATCCCGACAGCGAGGTGCTGATCACCTCGGGCGCGACCGAGGCGCTGCTCGACTGCTTCCTCGGGCTGCTCGAGGTCGGCGACGAGGTGATCCTGCTCGAGCCGGCCTACGACACCTACGCGCCGGTGGTGCGGCGCCTGGGCGCGGTGCCGCGGGCCGTGCGCCTGACGCCGCCGCGCTGGGATCTCCCGCGCGCCGCGCTGGCGGCGGCGCTGTCGCCGCGCACCAAGCTGCTGGTGTTCAACTCGCCGATGAACCCGACCGGCAAGGTCTTCGGCGACGACGACCTGGCCTGGCTGGCGACGCAGCTGGTGGCCCACGACGTCTACGCGGTCTGCGACGAGGTCTACGAGCACGTCGTCTTCGACGGCGCCCGCCACGTGCCGCTGATGACCTTGCCCGGCATGCGCGACCGCACCGTGCGCATCGGCTCGGCCGGCAAGACCTTCTCGCTGACCGGCTGGAAGGTCGGCTACGTCAGCGGGCCGGCGGCGATGATCCGCCCGATCGCCAAGGCCCACCAGCTGGTGACCTTCACGACCCCGCCCAACCTGCAGCACGCGGTCGCGCTCGGGCTCGGCGCCGACGCCACCCACTACGCCGGCCTGGCCGCGGCCATGGCGCCGGTCCGGGCGCGCCTGGCCGCGGCGCTCGCCGAGCTCGGCGCCGAGATCATGGCCGGCGACGGCACCTACTTCCTGGTCGCCGACGTCGCCGGGTGGATGCACGCCGAGGAGGACGACGTCGCGTTCGCGCGGCGCCTGGTGACCGAGGCCGGGGTCGTCGTGATCCCGATGAGCGCGTTCTACGCGAGCGATCCGCCGCGCTCGCTGGTGCGGTTCTGTTTCTGCAAGGAGCTGGCGACCATCGACGCCGCCCTGACCCGGCTCGCGGCCTGGCGCCGACGCTGA
- a CDS encoding LysR family transcriptional regulator: MDLNEIVVFAKVVETKSFTAAAQQLGLPKSTVSRKVSQLEERLDARLLQRTTRKLSLTEIGQAYYERCQRIVADIASAEQLVGDMQTTPRGRLKVTAPVDIGAFRLGELTAAFLTKQPDIDVHLELTDRVVDLVDEGYDLGIRFGPLPESSLVARRLTTLAMGLYASPAYLERRGTPTDPDELGEHDLLVFAPVPRLATWTLQGPTGQVELTPSARLTSNNLLAVHEAARNGAGIAYIAGFVLRCAGDSVLVPVLPTWRSAPIDLFAVYPSGRNLAPKVRLYLDYLAEQLGQSGGL, from the coding sequence ATGGATCTGAACGAGATCGTCGTGTTCGCGAAGGTGGTGGAGACCAAGAGCTTCACGGCGGCGGCGCAGCAGCTGGGGCTGCCGAAGTCGACGGTGAGCCGGAAGGTGTCGCAGCTCGAGGAGCGGCTCGACGCGCGGCTGCTGCAGCGGACGACGCGCAAGCTGTCGCTGACCGAGATCGGGCAGGCGTACTACGAGCGCTGCCAGCGGATCGTCGCGGACATCGCCTCGGCCGAGCAGCTCGTCGGCGACATGCAGACCACGCCGCGCGGCCGGCTCAAGGTCACCGCGCCGGTCGACATCGGCGCGTTCCGGCTCGGTGAGCTGACCGCGGCGTTCCTGACCAAGCAGCCAGACATCGACGTGCACCTCGAGCTGACCGACCGCGTCGTCGATCTGGTCGACGAGGGCTACGACCTCGGCATCCGGTTCGGCCCGCTGCCCGAGTCGTCGCTGGTGGCGCGGCGCCTGACGACGCTGGCGATGGGCCTGTACGCGTCGCCGGCGTACCTCGAGCGCCGCGGCACGCCGACGGATCCCGACGAGCTCGGCGAGCACGATCTGCTGGTGTTCGCGCCGGTGCCGCGGCTGGCGACCTGGACGCTCCAGGGCCCCACGGGCCAGGTCGAGCTCACGCCGAGCGCGCGCCTGACGTCGAACAACCTGCTGGCGGTGCACGAGGCCGCGCGGAACGGCGCGGGCATCGCGTACATCGCGGGGTTCGTGCTGCGGTGCGCCGGCGACTCGGTGCTGGTGCCGGTGCTGCCGACGTGGCGCAGCGCGCCGATCGATCTGTTCGCGGTCTACCCGTCGGGGCGCAACCTGGCGCCGAAGGTGCGCCTGTACCTCGACTACCTCGCCGAGCAGCTCGGGCAGTCCGGCGGGCTGTGA
- a CDS encoding DUF423 domain-containing protein, with the protein MSSWQRLFSAGAALVALAIVAGAFGAHALRDRLTSERLAVFETGARYHMYGALGVLALALAVERGVADTRPGWLLIAGTAIFAGSLYALALSGVKVLGAITPIGGAAMIAAWLWVAIRAVRA; encoded by the coding sequence ATGTCGAGCTGGCAACGCCTGTTCTCCGCGGGCGCCGCCTTGGTCGCGCTCGCGATCGTCGCCGGCGCGTTCGGCGCCCACGCCCTGCGCGATCGCCTCACGAGCGAGCGCCTCGCGGTGTTCGAGACCGGCGCGCGCTACCACATGTACGGCGCGCTGGGCGTGCTGGCGCTGGCGCTCGCGGTCGAGCGCGGCGTCGCCGACACCCGCCCGGGCTGGCTGCTGATCGCGGGCACGGCGATCTTCGCTGGCTCGCTCTACGCGCTAGCGCTGTCGGGCGTGAAGGTGCTGGGCGCGATCACGCCGATCGGCGGCGCCGCGATGATCGCCGCGTGGCTGTGGGTCGCCATCCGCGCCGTCCGCGCCTGA
- a CDS encoding YkgJ family cysteine cluster protein has product MADYLALVAKVDAFVGRVEARHGADLACGAGCASCCLVRLTIAGVEADAIAAWLAARTAAERAEIAAAAMAAAPGRCAALADDDRCRIYPVRPLVCRSHGVPIRLRRPGEAPVVTACALNFTAHGPAAAAADCVLDQELVSTTLGVIDRAAGGAPETRVDLTALLVG; this is encoded by the coding sequence GTGGCGGACTATCTGGCGCTGGTGGCCAAGGTCGACGCGTTCGTCGGCCGGGTCGAGGCGCGCCACGGGGCGGACCTGGCGTGCGGCGCGGGGTGCGCGAGCTGCTGTCTGGTACGGTTGACGATCGCGGGGGTCGAGGCCGACGCGATCGCGGCGTGGTTGGCGGCGCGGACGGCGGCCGAGCGGGCCGAGATCGCGGCGGCCGCGATGGCGGCGGCGCCAGGGCGGTGCGCGGCGCTCGCCGACGACGATCGCTGCCGGATCTATCCGGTGCGGCCGCTGGTGTGCCGCTCGCATGGCGTGCCGATCCGCCTGCGTCGCCCGGGCGAGGCGCCGGTCGTGACCGCGTGCGCGCTCAACTTCACCGCGCACGGCCCGGCCGCGGCGGCGGCCGACTGCGTCCTCGATCAGGAGCTGGTGTCGACGACGCTGGGCGTGATCGATCGCGCCGCCGGCGGCGCCCCCGAAACGCGCGTCGACCTGACCGCGCTGCTCGTCGGGTAG
- a CDS encoding TetR/AcrR family transcriptional regulator codes for MNEGRRERKLAQTKLDLLAALRDRLAERPLEEIGVRELAEAADISEATFYNHFPSKADLAIYFVQVWSIGVGWEAAAADARGPRAAIEAIFESTARDVATSPRVMGELIAVQGRLGDKVAPTPLTALEKRLAFPDKAGVEAIEAIGLDGMLPSRIAAAQARGELPADLDADAALLALVSVFFGVPLILARRAPAAVAAAYRQQLEIVWAGLVATAGKDPS; via the coding sequence ATGAACGAGGGCCGCCGCGAACGGAAGCTGGCGCAGACCAAGCTGGACCTGCTGGCGGCGCTGCGGGATCGCCTGGCCGAGCGGCCGCTGGAGGAGATCGGGGTCCGGGAGCTGGCCGAGGCCGCGGACATCTCCGAGGCGACCTTCTACAACCACTTCCCGTCCAAGGCCGACCTGGCGATCTACTTCGTCCAGGTCTGGTCGATCGGCGTCGGCTGGGAGGCCGCGGCCGCCGACGCCCGGGGCCCGCGGGCCGCCATCGAGGCGATCTTCGAGTCGACCGCGCGCGACGTGGCGACCAGCCCGCGGGTGATGGGCGAGCTGATCGCGGTGCAGGGGCGGCTCGGCGACAAGGTCGCGCCGACGCCGCTGACCGCGCTCGAGAAGCGCCTGGCGTTCCCCGACAAGGCCGGCGTCGAGGCGATCGAGGCGATCGGTCTCGACGGCATGCTGCCGTCGCGGATCGCCGCGGCCCAGGCGCGCGGCGAGCTGCCGGCGGACCTCGACGCCGACGCCGCGCTGCTGGCGCTGGTGTCGGTGTTCTTCGGCGTGCCGCTGATCCTGGCGCGGCGCGCGCCGGCGGCGGTGGCTGCCGCCTATCGCCAGCAGCTCGAGATCGTGTGGGCCGGGCTCGTCGCCACGGCCGGAAAGGACCCGTCATGA